A region of Streptomyces sp. TG1A-60 DNA encodes the following proteins:
- a CDS encoding peptide deformylase, protein MAFERDRTEFRPLSERVEELLAHEGPLPIVAAGDPVLRRTAEPFDGQLDADLLARFVAALRATMHAAPGVGLAAPQVGVSLRIAVIEDPAPVPEEVRLARGRVPQPFRVLVNPAYEAVGSFRDAFFEGCLSVPGWQAVVARHARVRLRALDEGGRTVDEEFSGWPARIVQHETDHLSGTLYLDHAELRSLSSNQAMAERWNDPTPANASRALGFLLPD, encoded by the coding sequence ATGGCTTTTGAACGTGACCGCACCGAGTTCCGCCCCCTGAGCGAGCGGGTCGAGGAGCTTCTCGCCCACGAGGGCCCGCTGCCGATCGTCGCCGCGGGCGATCCGGTCCTGCGCCGCACCGCCGAGCCCTTCGACGGCCAGCTGGACGCGGACCTGCTGGCCCGGTTCGTCGCCGCGCTGCGCGCCACCATGCACGCGGCACCCGGCGTCGGTCTCGCCGCGCCGCAGGTCGGAGTGTCCTTGCGCATCGCGGTGATCGAGGACCCCGCGCCGGTCCCGGAGGAGGTGCGGCTGGCCCGGGGCCGGGTCCCGCAGCCGTTCCGCGTCCTGGTCAACCCGGCGTACGAGGCCGTCGGCTCGTTCCGGGACGCCTTCTTCGAGGGCTGTCTGAGCGTGCCGGGCTGGCAGGCCGTGGTGGCCCGGCACGCCAGGGTCCGGCTACGGGCGCTCGACGAGGGCGGGCGGACGGTGGACGAGGAGTTCTCGGGGTGGCCCGCCCGTATCGTCCAGCACGAGACGGACCACCTGAGCGGCACGCTCTACCTCGACCACGCCGAGCTGCGCTCCCTGTCCTCGAACCAGGCGATGGCCGAGCGCTGGAACGACCCCACCCCGGCCAACGCCTCCCGGGCCCTCGGTTTCCTCCTGCCCGACTGA
- a CDS encoding NAD(P)/FAD-dependent oxidoreductase produces MTDTERTRDAGEATTVDYDVVVLGAGPVGENVADRTRAAGLSTAIVESELVGGECSYWACMPSKALLRPAIARADARRVPGLRHLVEGPLDAAEVLAHRDYEAAHWRDDGQAGWLESVGATLYRGHGRLAGPRRVVVNATDGGHHVLTARHAVVVSTGSRALLPDLPGLTQVEPWTSREATSARSVPDRLIVVGGGVVAVEMATAWRALGSEVTVLVRGEGLLPRMEPFAGELIAEALVEAGADVRTGTSVTAVCRENGTVVARTDTGDRLEADEILFATGRAPRTDDLGLDTVGLEPGSWLPVDDSLRVTGSAWLYAVGDVNRRALLTHQGKYQARIAGAAIAARAAGVPLLERDPWGAHAATADHAAVPQVVFTDPEAAAVGLSLVEAEQAGYRVRAVDVEFSSVAGAGLYADGYPGRARMVVDLDREILRGVTFVGPAVGELIHSATIAVAGEVPIDRLWHAVPSYPTISEVWLRLLEAYRG; encoded by the coding sequence ATGACGGATACGGAACGCACCCGAGACGCAGGCGAAGCCACGACCGTCGACTACGACGTCGTGGTGCTCGGCGCCGGACCCGTGGGGGAGAACGTCGCCGACCGCACCCGCGCGGCCGGCCTGTCCACCGCGATCGTGGAGAGCGAGCTGGTCGGCGGCGAGTGCTCGTACTGGGCGTGCATGCCCAGCAAGGCCCTGCTGCGCCCCGCGATCGCCCGCGCCGACGCCCGCCGCGTGCCCGGGCTGCGCCACCTGGTCGAGGGCCCGCTGGACGCCGCCGAGGTGCTCGCCCACCGCGACTACGAGGCCGCCCACTGGAGGGACGACGGCCAGGCCGGCTGGCTGGAGAGCGTCGGCGCGACCCTCTATCGCGGCCATGGACGCCTGGCCGGGCCCCGCCGCGTCGTCGTGAACGCGACGGACGGCGGACACCACGTCCTCACCGCCCGCCACGCGGTGGTGGTCTCCACCGGCAGCCGCGCCCTCCTGCCCGACCTGCCGGGACTCACCCAGGTCGAGCCCTGGACGAGCCGCGAGGCCACCAGCGCCCGGAGCGTCCCCGACCGGCTGATCGTCGTCGGCGGCGGGGTCGTCGCCGTCGAGATGGCCACCGCCTGGCGGGCCCTCGGCTCCGAGGTCACCGTCCTCGTCCGGGGCGAGGGTCTGCTGCCCCGTATGGAGCCCTTCGCCGGCGAGCTGATCGCCGAGGCGCTCGTTGAGGCGGGCGCGGACGTCCGCACCGGCACGTCGGTGACGGCGGTGTGCCGTGAGAACGGCACCGTGGTGGCCCGCACGGACACCGGGGACCGTCTGGAGGCCGACGAGATCCTCTTCGCCACCGGCCGCGCCCCGCGCACCGACGACCTCGGCCTCGACACCGTCGGCCTGGAGCCCGGATCGTGGCTGCCCGTCGACGACAGCCTCCGGGTGACGGGCAGCGCGTGGCTGTACGCGGTCGGCGACGTCAACCGCCGGGCCCTGCTCACTCACCAGGGCAAGTACCAGGCGCGGATCGCCGGGGCCGCCATCGCCGCCCGGGCGGCCGGCGTCCCGCTCCTGGAGCGCGACCCGTGGGGCGCCCACGCGGCCACCGCCGACCACGCCGCCGTTCCCCAGGTCGTCTTCACCGACCCCGAGGCCGCCGCCGTCGGCCTCTCCCTCGTCGAGGCGGAACAGGCCGGCTACCGCGTCCGCGCCGTCGACGTCGAGTTCTCCTCCGTGGCGGGGGCGGGCCTGTACGCCGACGGCTACCCGGGCCGCGCCCGTATGGTCGTCGACCTGGACCGCGAGATCCTCCGCGGGGTCACCTTCGTCGGCCCCGCCGTCGGCGAACTCATCCACTCCGCCACCATCGCCGTCGCCGGCGAGGTCCCCATCGACCGCCTGTGGCACGCGGTGCCCTCGTACCCGACGATCAGTGAGGTGTGGCTGCGGCTGCTGGAGGCGTACCGGGGCTGA
- the trxA gene encoding thioredoxin codes for MSSTVELTKENFDQTVTENEFVLIDFWASWCGPCRQFAPVYEKAADDNPDLVFGKVDTEAQPELAQAFGIQSIPTLMIVRDQVAVFAQPGALPEAALTDVIGQARELDMDEVRKAVAEQQSKVEQNGQ; via the coding sequence ATGAGCAGCACCGTGGAGCTCACCAAGGAGAACTTCGACCAGACGGTCACCGAGAACGAGTTCGTACTGATCGACTTCTGGGCGTCCTGGTGCGGGCCGTGCCGTCAGTTCGCCCCGGTCTACGAGAAGGCCGCCGACGACAACCCGGACCTGGTGTTCGGCAAGGTGGACACCGAGGCGCAGCCGGAGCTGGCCCAGGCCTTCGGTATCCAGTCGATCCCCACGCTGATGATCGTCCGTGATCAGGTCGCCGTGTTCGCGCAGCCGGGCGCGCTGCCCGAGGCCGCGCTGACCGACGTCATCGGGCAGGCCCGCGAGCTGGACATGGACGAGGTCCGCAAGGCCGTCGCGGAGCAGCAGTCGAAGGTCGAGCAGAACGGTCAGTGA